A window of Castanea sativa cultivar Marrone di Chiusa Pesio chromosome 8, ASM4071231v1 genomic DNA:
CTCTAGACACGTGCTCTGGTAAAAAGCAGTCATTTCATGAAGGGCGCTATATTTATGGTTCCTAAATCTAAACTAGGTGAAGACACCATTTACACCCTCCGCCATGGTCCACCCTAGCCAAGATGTACTTCCCAACGAAGAAGATGAAACCACGTCATGGGAACTTGCGCTCACAGTGGTAAACCcatatgaaaatcaataaaaaattgtcaattcaactgttgtgaaaattattgtgtaaaattattaaatattccCAAAATAGGGCAATATAGTACTCCTTTTCAGGTGAACATAAATCCCATCATAAATTTAAGGCttaattaaaaatgtaattacCAACCTTTACCCCATGTTTcactattttttgaaatatttcatttttgtccttatgcttaaaattttgtccaaaaggTCATTACCATTCATTCTTgctttgattttgagttgagaTTGTTCCGCAAAATCCCAGGAATTTTAATAGCAATGAAGGAAGGAAGAAATTAGTTATTCAAATATTCTATGTGCTTCTTTTATGTCTGTTCGGAGATAGAGAAGGTCAAAGTAACAGTTTACTATAAGGACctttttaacacaaatttaaaagtataaaaactaaaatgaaacattttaaaagATGGGACTAATTTAGTACATCAAACAAATGTTGAGAACAAGTAAACATATAATTAAACctaaatttaattaaggaaaaattatactttttaatCCTAAACTATACCGTTTTTTATACTTTGTTCTTTGAACTATCAAAATGCACTACCAACCCCTTAAATCGAAATCTTTGTAACACTTAACTTTCTGTCATCTATTTTGTTGTTAAGTAcgaaatttaatattaaaagagAGCGAATAAATTAatctttcattatttattttcgtCATACTTAataccaaaacaaacaacaaaagacATTGAAATAATGTTATAGATTTTTGGGATGAATCGTACAATTTGATAGTTCATAAGACAAAGTAGGCCTGTCCACGGGTCAGGCCGGTTCGGGTTTGGGCCTGAACCGAACTCGACCCATTTAAGTCAGGTGGTTAGATCTTAGACCTGTATTCAACGTCGGGTTGGACCTAGTGCTTCGGGTCACCGAATGGGCGAGTCGGAGTTGTTGGTTAGGCGAGTTTGGGCCATTAATGGGCCCAATTTTTGGActtctatgaattttttttggttcaattttttcAGCCCTTTTAGGCCAAATTAAGGAGTTTGgcagttttaaaaattatttgggtGTCATAGTTTTTGAACTTTCCATATAAAACATATTGGGcctcccttttcctttttttttttttttttttaaacgggCCTTCAAGATAAACTAAATTAAGAAACTACTTCACCTATAAATCTATTGGGCCTTCAGAACATAAACTTCCTAGAAAAAATACCTCACCACATGTCACAAAATAAGCCAATTTTTACCACCTGTTAAGCATTAAATATCATGAAAAAAATACCCCACCACAACACACAAAATAAACCTATTTTTACAACATCTGTTAAGCATCCACACATTGACCATAAAAACTAAACACAtcaatatatattgtaaaacCTGGACAAAGAGCACAACACAAGTAACACACAAAATCCTACTTTCACCAAATCCTATTTTCACCACCTGTGACTTGTTAAACAGCCACATTGACTACCCAAAAATTAACACAACAAATAACctggacaaaatagcaaaacaataCACAAAACATGTGTATGTCCAACAACCACACAACAAGTAGTATTTCCAACATCAAATAAGCCAACCACAGCAAGCATAAGGTATAGATTTATATTGCAATACttccatctatatatatataataggtaaGTCATATAGGCTGAGAAGGAAATTAGATTACTAAAAGTTCATAAGGCAATAAATCATAAGAAGGCAGTAACCTTACGGGCTATACAATGTTCCTAGcaatataattaattacaattataaaatactacaagtatttccaaaaaaaaaaaaaaaaaaagcttttccCAAGCATTAAATGACAAATACTCAAGCTAATAAGTCTATAactaatagaaaagaaaacttaTATGATTCCtagaatttcttttctataagcATTCAGACTAGTATTGTTAGAAAAGCAATTTACAAAAAAGCTTCCAAAATGTTCCCAAAAGGTTACCACCTGTTACAAAATAAATGATTcctcctacaaaagacaaaaaattatttaacaaataatacaTTACTACCAAATACAAGACCAAATAGAAAGGGCAACAAGTTTATAACAGTAAGAGGCCAAAGGCAGTAACATACCAAGTCAATTATCAATCTTCAACACTAATTAAGGGTCATTTGCCTGAGCTAGAACCCAATTTGGAGTTGGTACTTGCTGATGCATTTGATGATGATTGTtgatttaaagaaagaaaagaaaaggaaataaatacaatatattaaattttgtttgaacATGAGAcattcaataataattaatagacTATAAGTtccaaaatttaaacatattaccTATGTGGGGTCACGGGCCCAGATCAATGAATTTGTGTTTTGGGGCTTTGGCCGAGAGCGTGAGTAGTCCGAGTTTGAGGAGGAGCATCTCCTCGGATAAACTAAACGCAGATcgggtatagatcctaatgatcaaagtgacctTCCAAGAAGCTCTAGTGATAGGGACGTGCGCCATAAACATACAAGAAAGATGGGAACTCTAAAGATATCAAGGGGAAAGCTActaccactgcattaaatgctctgtagctcactctttggccgcattaatggggaggtgaccttTGAACAGTATTATTGCAGCCTTACAACCACCCCAGAAGACTTCTAGAGgaggctgatgggacaagtatcagcataaaccatcaactaTCCACGTGTAGGGTAAAGATGAAGGAAGAGATGTAGTATAAATAAGGGTAAAGGCCCCAGAGAAGGGAGGGAGGAAAcagagaaagcactgtagcaatctcaacaactcccgTAACCATTCTCATCCACTAGAACAGAACTCCTCGGattgtgccgaggacaaactcACTAGTACAAACCTGGTTCATTTCTATTTGATTGTCATGAAAACCCATTTTAACTGTTATCTACGCACTAAAGCCTAGTTCTTTGGCCCACTCtcaacaaatttcattgtataaggctttttgaGCCTGCACCCTCCATACGGTGGGGTTCGAGTgcgaattgtgaccttacaaccTAAATCATGAAATTCCTCCTCCAATGCCTCAACCTCATCCCTTGATTGGCGGTGAGAAATTGGTACTGTGGCTTAAAGCCAATCTTGTGCACAAACAAGGTTTTGAAccatgagaggagagagagaactttGAAATGGATCAACAATACGGCCTCCGGTGTTAAATGCTGACTTAAATACAATAGTCGAAACTGGTACAGCTAGCACATCCTTAGCCATTTTGGACAACATTGGGTATCTACTAGAATTGTCCTTCCACCATCCCAATACCTCAAAATTCACATCCCTTCTATCATCacaattttcagccaaatacTTTTCAACCTCATTACTACAACCTACAAATTGCTCAGCTTCTAAAAAAGCTCATATCGAGAGTAAACCATCACATATGGATCACTAGCTTCACCTACCATTTGTGTCCTCTTACTCCCACTTGGTTCTTGCACATTTGTGGAATTAACAGAACAATAAAAAGTATACAACTTCATCGAAAGATATCTTTCGCCTTATCAACCATCACTTTCCCCACTTCATTcccacaaatttaaaaaaaagaaaacttcaaaaacctcaatttttttcatgaatCAAGAACCACAGCCACATACAAAAGAGGATAAATTTTATCACCTTCCCCCCAATACTTCTCAAATTTAGTTTGCATGTTTATGGCTGTGTTTTTCAAAAGGGTCTTTTGGGATTTAAACTCTCCTGAATAACAAAGATCTCATCAAAAAAGGCATTTGAGGTAACAAACAAAGAGCCGGAGAACTTCTTTGTTACATTGTAAAAAAGCTTCAAGAAAGTCACAAATGCCAtgcaattttgaaaatcactcaTACAAGGAGATCCCAAATCACCACTATATTCTTTGCTCCTAAAGTATGATGAATAACCATCATCTTCAAAGTCCATCCTAAGGAatactttctcaaaattttcaa
This region includes:
- the LOC142606243 gene encoding zinc finger BED domain-containing protein RICESLEEPER 2-like, with the protein product MRCCAHILNLIVGEGLKEIDASVARMREAVRYVKSSPNRNQTFRNFMERLDMESKSLLCLDVPTRWNSTYLMLETVENFEKVFLRMDFEDDGYSSYFRSKEYSGDLGSPCMSDFQNCMAFVTFLKLFYNVTKKFSGSLFVTSNAFFDEIFVIQESCSNEVEKYLAENCDDRRDVNFEVLGWWKDNSSRYPMLSKMAKDVLAVPVSTIVFKSAFNTGGRIVDPFQSSLSPLMVQNLVCAQDWL